In the genome of Hemiscyllium ocellatum isolate sHemOce1 chromosome 12, sHemOce1.pat.X.cur, whole genome shotgun sequence, one region contains:
- the LOC132820686 gene encoding cysteinyl leukotriene receptor 2-like translates to MNNTSNFEEESCSYIDKFKAGIFVPTYITIFIFGFIQNVFCLYVFLKLYKKKTAFSIVMVNLAISDLLFVCTLPWRVHYYWNDRKWELSNAFCMLLTYALYLNMYCSIYFLTLMSVLRYFAVVHPIKGLKYRNVGTVRIMCVAVWVFVGAVSSPLQISNYNMTSEQCFEFSNATTQIYPMNLFSVIVGCIIPFFIIIVCYISVVKSLLTSKITHQQQFSSRRKAVVVIIIIIFIFLINFLPYHILRTVYISLKTSNKNTYRTPCVVHTGSVVTLCIAAINPCLDPFLYYFASENFRDKLTSTVQNIFKGISSAD, encoded by the coding sequence ATGAATAACACCAGCAACTTTGAAGAGGAGTCATGTTCGTACATCGACAAATTCAAAGCTGGCATCTTTGTACCAACGTATATCACCATATTTATTTTTGGATTTATTCAAAATGTCTTCTGTTTATACGTATTCCTGAAGCTATACAAGAAGAAGACGGCATTCAGCATCGTTATGGTAAATCTGGCAATATCGGATCTGCTCTTTGTCTGCACTTTACCCTGGCGGGTTCACTATTATTGGAATGACAGGAAATGGGAGCTTTCAAATGCTTTCTGCATGTTGCTGACTTATGCTCTGTACCTCAACATGTACTGCAGCATctattttttgactctgatgaGTGTTTTGCGGTACTTCGCCGTAGTGCATCCAATTAAAGGTTTGAAGTATAGAAATGTTGGAACTGTGCGAATCATGTGTGTTGCAGTCTGGGTGTTTGTGGGAGCAGTATCCAGCCCTTTGCAAATTAGCAATTACAATATGACAAGTGAACAATGCTTTGAATTCAGCAATGCGACTACTCAAATATATCCCATGAATTTGTTTTCCGTGATCGTGGGTTGTATTATTCCGTTCTTTATTATCATTGTATGCTACATATCTGTTGTTAAGTCTTTGTTAACTTCAAAGATAACGCATCAGCAGCAATTTAGCTCCCGCAGAAAAGCTGTAGTCGTAATTATTATAATAATATTTATATTTCTAATCAATTTTCTGCCTTATCACATTCTACGAACTGTGTACATTAGCCTAAAGACAAGCAACAAAAATACATACCGAACTCCTTGTGTAGTTCATACAGGTTCAGTGGTTACCCTATGTATTGCAGCGATCAATCCCTGTTTGGACCCGTTTTTATATTACTTCGCATCAGAAAACTTTAGGGATAAGCTGACAAGCACAGTGCAGAACATATTCAAAGGCATCTCCTCTGCCGATTAA